The Prosthecobacter vanneervenii genome window below encodes:
- the sugE gene encoding quaternary ammonium compound efflux SMR transporter SugE, producing the protein MPWFHLLIAGLLEVAWAVGLKQTEGWTRLWPSVITVVLMIASFFFLSLALRTLPIGTAYAVWTGIGAVGTALIGLFIFHEPRTTARLVCILLIVSGVVGLKLASAPPA; encoded by the coding sequence ATGCCTTGGTTTCACCTCCTCATCGCCGGACTGCTCGAAGTCGCCTGGGCTGTCGGCCTCAAGCAGACCGAGGGCTGGACCCGCCTCTGGCCCAGCGTCATCACCGTCGTGTTGATGATCGCCAGCTTCTTCTTTCTCTCCCTGGCCCTGCGCACGCTCCCCATCGGCACCGCCTATGCAGTCTGGACAGGCATCGGCGCAGTCGGCACCGCCTTGATCGGCCTCTTCATCTTCCACGAGCCCCGCACCACCGCCCGACTCGTATGCATCCTGCTCATCGTCTCCGGCGTCGTCGGCCTCAAACTCGCCTCCGCCCCGCCCGCCTGA